From Pseudomonas sp. stari2, a single genomic window includes:
- a CDS encoding PaaI family thioesterase encodes MSDDFKQQLQEAHEKGDYAPLLKLIPYAGLIGVECSRVGDDLLFKLPANRDNIGNPLLPAIHGGVIAGFMELSAALHLLIFTGAPGVPKIIDFSLDYLRAGQFRDTWACCQVCRQGRRVANVAVTAWQSTESEPIATARAHFKIDEPLKS; translated from the coding sequence ATGAGCGATGATTTCAAGCAGCAACTGCAAGAAGCCCACGAGAAGGGTGACTACGCTCCGCTGCTGAAGCTGATTCCCTATGCCGGGTTGATCGGTGTCGAGTGTTCGCGAGTCGGTGATGACCTGCTGTTCAAGTTGCCGGCGAACAGGGACAACATTGGTAACCCTTTATTGCCCGCGATTCACGGTGGAGTCATTGCCGGGTTCATGGAGTTGTCCGCTGCCCTGCATCTGTTGATTTTCACCGGTGCGCCCGGTGTGCCGAAGATCATCGACTTTTCCCTCGATTACCTGCGGGCCGGGCAGTTTCGCGATACCTGGGCATGTTGTCAGGTCTGCCGTCAGGGGCGGCGGGTGGCCAATGTCGCGGTCACGGCCTGGCAAAGCACCGAGAGCGAGCCGATTGCCACCGCCCGCGCCCACTTCAAAATCGACGAGCCCTTGAAATCCTGA
- the htpG gene encoding molecular chaperone HtpG, translated as MSVETQKETLGFQTEVKQLLHLMIHSLYSNKEIFLRELISNASDAVDKLRFEALAKPELLEDGAELKIRVSFDKDAKTVTLEDNGIGMNRDDVITHLGTIAKSGTADFMKNLSGDQKKDSHLIGQFGVGFYSAFIVADKVDVYSRRAGTAASEGVHWSSKGEGEFEVATIDKPERGTRIVLHLKKGEDEFADGWRLRNIIKKYSDHIALPIELPKEVAAAEGEEKPEVEWETVNRASALWTRPRTEVKDEEYQEFYKHIAHDFENPLSWSHNKVEGKLEYSSLLYVPARAPFDLYQREAPKGLKLYVQRVFVMDQAESFLPLYLRFIKGVVDSNDLSLNVSREILQKDPIIDSMKSALTKRVLDMLEKLAKNEPEQYKGFWKNFGLVMKEGPAEDFANKEKIAGLLRFASTTEGDGEQIVGLADYLARAKEGQDKIYYLTGETYAQVKNSPHLEVFRKKGIEVLLLTDRIDEWLMSYLSEFDGKSFVDVARGDLDLGNLDSEEDKKAAEEVAKSKEGLVERLKTALGESVAEVRVSHRLTDSPAILAIGEQDLGLQMRQILEASGQKVPDSKPIFEFNPTHPLIAKLDNETSEERFGDLSHILFDQAALAAGDSLKDPAAYVSRLNKLLVELSA; from the coding sequence ATGAGTGTGGAAACTCAAAAGGAAACCCTGGGCTTCCAGACCGAGGTGAAGCAACTGCTGCACCTCATGATCCATTCGCTGTATTCCAACAAGGAAATCTTCCTTCGCGAATTGATCTCGAACGCCTCCGACGCCGTCGACAAATTGCGCTTCGAAGCCCTGGCCAAGCCTGAGTTGCTCGAAGATGGCGCTGAACTGAAAATCCGTGTGAGCTTCGACAAGGACGCCAAGACCGTCACCCTCGAAGACAACGGTATCGGCATGAACCGTGACGATGTGATCACCCACCTGGGGACCATCGCCAAATCCGGCACCGCCGATTTCATGAAAAACCTGTCCGGCGATCAGAAGAAGGATTCGCACCTGATCGGTCAGTTCGGTGTCGGTTTCTATTCTGCGTTCATCGTTGCCGACAAAGTTGACGTGTACAGCCGTCGCGCCGGCACCGCTGCCAGCGAAGGCGTGCATTGGTCGTCGAAAGGTGAGGGCGAATTCGAAGTCGCCACCATCGACAAACCAGAACGCGGCACCCGCATCGTCCTGCATCTGAAAAAAGGTGAAGACGAATTCGCCGATGGCTGGCGTCTGCGCAACATCATCAAGAAATACTCCGACCACATCGCGCTGCCGATCGAGCTGCCGAAAGAAGTGGCCGCTGCCGAAGGCGAAGAGAAACCTGAAGTTGAATGGGAAACCGTCAACCGCGCCAGCGCCCTGTGGACCCGTCCTCGCACCGAAGTGAAGGATGAGGAATACCAGGAGTTCTACAAACACATCGCCCACGACTTCGAAAATCCGCTGTCGTGGAGCCACAACAAGGTCGAAGGCAAGCTTGAGTACAGCTCGCTGCTGTACGTACCGGCCCGTGCCCCGTTCGACCTGTACCAGCGTGAAGCGCCGAAAGGCCTGAAGCTGTACGTGCAACGCGTGTTCGTGATGGATCAGGCCGAATCGTTCCTGCCGCTGTACCTGCGCTTCATCAAGGGCGTCGTTGATTCCAACGACCTGTCACTGAACGTGTCGCGGGAAATCCTGCAGAAAGACCCGATCATCGACTCGATGAAGTCGGCGCTGACCAAACGCGTGCTGGACATGCTGGAAAAACTGGCGAAGAACGAGCCTGAACAATACAAGGGCTTCTGGAAAAACTTCGGTCTGGTCATGAAAGAAGGCCCGGCAGAAGATTTCGCCAACAAGGAAAAAATTGCCGGTCTGCTGCGTTTCGCATCGACCACCGAAGGCGACGGCGAGCAGATCGTCGGTCTGGCCGACTATCTGGCTCGTGCCAAGGAAGGTCAGGACAAGATCTACTACCTCACCGGCGAAACCTACGCGCAGGTCAAGAACAGCCCGCACCTGGAAGTCTTCCGCAAGAAAGGCATCGAAGTGCTGCTGCTGACCGACCGTATCGACGAGTGGCTGATGAGCTACCTGAGCGAATTCGACGGCAAGAGCTTTGTCGACGTCGCCCGTGGTGACCTGGATCTGGGCAACCTGGACTCGGAAGAGGACAAGAAGGCCGCAGAAGAAGTCGCCAAGTCGAAGGAAGGTCTGGTCGAGCGCCTGAAAACCGCGCTGGGCGAATCCGTTGCCGAAGTCCGCGTTTCCCATCGCCTGACCGATTCGCCAGCCATTCTGGCCATCGGCGAGCAGGACCTGGGTCTGCAAATGCGTCAGATCCTCGAGGCCAGCGGGCAGAAGGTGCCGGATTCGAAGCCGATCTTCGAATTCAACCCGACTCACCCGTTGATCGCAAAGCTCGACAATGAGACCAGCGAAGAGCGTTTTGGCGACCTGTCGCACATCCTCTTCGACCAGGCCGCCCTGGCGGCGGGTGACAGCTTGAAGGACCCGGCCGCTTACGTGAGCCGTCTGAACAAGCTGCTGGTTGAGCTGTCGGCTTGA
- a CDS encoding dienelactone hydrolase family protein — MSQVTVRSVVYQIDGQPYEGRLAFDAEHKGARPGLLMAPNWMGVSAGAEEIAKTVAAKGYVVLIADVYGQAVRPQNGDQAGAAMMPLKNDRALLRKRMQAAFEQLQKQGEAAIDTSKLAVFGFCFGGCCALDLARTGAAVKAAVSFHGTLDSPNPADAKNIKGSVLVLHGASDPLVPKEQLPAFEDEMNAAGVDWQLLSYGGAVHSFTDPHANVPGKMMYDAKTAARAFKSMHDLLEEVFKG, encoded by the coding sequence ATGAGCCAAGTCACTGTACGTTCCGTGGTCTATCAGATCGATGGCCAGCCTTATGAAGGCCGATTGGCGTTCGACGCCGAGCACAAAGGCGCGCGTCCGGGTCTGTTGATGGCACCGAACTGGATGGGCGTCAGCGCTGGCGCGGAAGAGATCGCCAAAACCGTGGCGGCCAAGGGTTATGTCGTTCTGATCGCCGACGTGTACGGGCAAGCCGTGCGTCCGCAGAATGGCGATCAGGCTGGCGCGGCGATGATGCCGCTGAAGAATGACCGTGCGCTGCTGCGCAAGCGTATGCAGGCAGCCTTCGAACAGTTGCAGAAGCAAGGCGAAGCCGCAATCGATACCTCGAAACTGGCGGTGTTCGGTTTCTGCTTCGGCGGTTGCTGTGCACTGGATCTGGCCCGTACCGGTGCAGCGGTCAAGGCTGCCGTGTCGTTCCACGGCACGCTTGATTCGCCGAACCCGGCGGATGCGAAGAACATCAAGGGCTCGGTGCTGGTGTTGCACGGTGCTTCCGATCCGCTGGTACCGAAAGAGCAACTGCCGGCATTTGAAGACGAGATGAATGCGGCTGGCGTGGACTGGCAGTTGCTGAGCTACGGCGGCGCGGTGCACTCGTTCACCGATCCGCACGCCAATGTGCCGGGCAAAATGATGTACGACGCGAAGACCGCTGCGCGGGCGTTCAAGTCGATGCATGACTTGCTGGAAGAAGTGTTCAAGGGCTGA
- a CDS encoding pirin family protein: MDTHPLIIRPRAEDVEGQPILRPLPSAKCRSVGPFVFFDHMLETVYPAGKGMNIRQHPHIGLSTLTYLFEGQIQHKDSLGSDQVVSAGDVSWMTAGSAIAHVERTPEPLWEQSFKMHGLQIWLASPKDHEQGPGHYSHHPASTLPVSDNLGVQIRMIAGSGFCLESPVPVLSPTLYAELKMQTATTLLIPTEHEERALYVLSGDVQLNGETVEPHALVVLPAGEEMSLFAESDSHAVVFGGAPLDGPRRINWNFVASDPAAIDEARRKWAAGDWPTVPGEVERIELPKSRSEPTPL, encoded by the coding sequence ATGGACACCCACCCCCTGATCATCCGCCCGCGCGCCGAAGATGTCGAAGGCCAGCCGATTCTGCGCCCGCTGCCGTCAGCCAAATGCCGCAGTGTCGGGCCCTTCGTGTTTTTCGACCACATGCTTGAAACGGTTTATCCCGCTGGCAAAGGGATGAACATCCGACAGCATCCGCACATCGGCCTGTCGACCCTGACCTATCTGTTTGAGGGGCAGATCCAGCACAAGGACAGCCTCGGCTCCGATCAAGTCGTCAGCGCTGGCGATGTCAGCTGGATGACGGCGGGCAGCGCGATTGCCCATGTCGAGCGCACGCCCGAACCGCTGTGGGAACAAAGCTTCAAGATGCACGGGCTGCAGATCTGGCTCGCCTCGCCCAAGGATCACGAACAAGGTCCCGGGCATTACAGCCATCACCCGGCGTCGACATTGCCGGTCAGCGATAACCTCGGCGTGCAGATCCGCATGATTGCCGGGTCAGGCTTTTGCCTGGAATCGCCGGTGCCGGTACTTTCTCCGACGCTGTATGCAGAGTTGAAGATGCAAACCGCGACCACCCTGCTGATCCCGACCGAACATGAAGAACGGGCGCTGTATGTGTTGAGTGGTGATGTGCAATTGAATGGCGAAACAGTCGAACCCCATGCGCTGGTGGTGTTGCCAGCCGGGGAAGAGATGAGTCTGTTCGCCGAGAGCGACAGTCATGCCGTGGTGTTCGGCGGCGCGCCACTGGACGGGCCACGGCGGATCAACTGGAATTTCGTCGCGAGCGACCCGGCGGCTATCGATGAGGCCCGGCGCAAATGGGCGGCCGGGGATTGGCCGACAGTGCCGGGGGAAGTCGAGCGGATCGAATTGCCGAAATCCCGTAGCGAGCCGACACCGCTGTAA
- a CDS encoding OsmC family protein, which yields MTVTVNTISAEGFRHTVQIDEHELFTDVPTTAGGEGSAPEPHDYFDAALGACKALTLKLYAKKKDIPLTGVGVEVKRDNSQEQKGKYALHVTLTLKGVLTDAQREELLRVADRCPIHKLMTTSEVTIETHAPQGFDSQ from the coding sequence ATGACCGTCACCGTCAATACCATCTCCGCCGAAGGTTTCCGTCACACCGTACAGATCGATGAGCACGAACTGTTTACCGACGTCCCGACGACTGCCGGCGGCGAAGGCTCCGCGCCTGAACCCCACGATTATTTCGACGCCGCCCTCGGAGCGTGCAAGGCCCTGACGTTGAAGCTGTATGCAAAGAAAAAAGACATCCCGCTCACTGGTGTCGGTGTCGAAGTCAAACGCGACAACAGCCAGGAACAGAAAGGCAAATACGCCCTGCACGTGACCCTGACACTTAAAGGCGTGCTCACCGATGCCCAGCGTGAAGAGCTGCTGCGCGTCGCCGATCGCTGCCCGATTCACAAACTGATGACCACCAGCGAAGTCACCATCGAAACCCACGCCCCACAAGGCTTCGACAGCCAGTAA
- a CDS encoding methyl-accepting chemotaxis protein has translation MSIRSLNIAPRAGLGFGLLALMVFGLGAFALLQMSNMRAQSDEVDNNWLPSVMAVGEMSQDMLRLRALTMRLLLNRDPQALDQNVAKLNELRGVLSEAQQRYDVLIVLPEERALFDRFKVAEHKYLELQAQVMMLSAQNRVEEAASILNAQMSPLADDIAVTLKELVELNKHNANLATEAARLVFINSRVWVGVMIGITALITIGLALLLTRSIVVPLSQSLGVAEVVAGGDLTGDISIIGKDEPARLLHALKSMQHSLRDTIRQISESSSQLASASEELSCVTEDATRGLHQQSLEIEQAATAVNQMTAAVEEVASNAVATSEASRESDRIAQHGREQVQQTVSSIELLADDVTANATQVEDLAQKVYSISKVLEVIRSIAEQTNLLALNAAIEAARAGDAGRGFAVVADEVRALAHRTQQSTQEIEQMIGGIQLGTDSAVSSMQQSNVRARSTLDLAKAAGVALEEIASAFTLINERNLVIASASEEQAAVAREVDRNLMNIRDLAMQTSAGANQTSAASQELSRLAVDLNNMVAKFSV, from the coding sequence ATGAGTATCCGTAGTCTCAATATTGCCCCCCGTGCGGGATTGGGCTTCGGCCTGTTGGCGCTGATGGTGTTCGGCCTTGGCGCATTTGCCCTGCTGCAGATGTCGAACATGCGGGCCCAGTCCGATGAGGTCGACAACAACTGGCTGCCCAGCGTGATGGCAGTCGGTGAAATGAGTCAGGACATGCTGCGCCTGCGCGCCCTGACCATGCGCCTGTTGCTAAATCGCGATCCTCAGGCGCTCGATCAGAATGTCGCCAAGCTCAACGAGTTGCGCGGTGTGTTGAGCGAAGCCCAGCAGCGTTACGACGTTTTGATCGTGTTGCCCGAAGAGCGGGCGCTGTTCGACCGCTTCAAGGTGGCCGAACACAAGTATCTTGAGCTTCAGGCCCAGGTGATGATGTTGTCGGCCCAGAACCGGGTGGAAGAGGCGGCGAGCATTCTCAATGCGCAGATGAGTCCGTTGGCCGATGATATTGCGGTCACGCTTAAAGAGCTGGTTGAGTTGAACAAACACAACGCCAACCTCGCCACCGAGGCCGCGCGATTGGTGTTCATCAATTCGCGGGTCTGGGTCGGGGTGATGATCGGCATCACTGCGCTGATCACCATTGGTCTGGCGTTGCTGCTCACCCGCAGCATCGTGGTGCCGCTCTCGCAATCGTTGGGGGTTGCCGAAGTAGTGGCCGGCGGCGATCTGACTGGCGATATCAGCATCATCGGCAAGGATGAGCCGGCGCGGTTGCTGCATGCGCTCAAAAGCATGCAGCACAGCCTGCGCGACACCATCCGGCAGATCTCGGAATCTTCCAGCCAACTGGCTTCGGCCTCGGAAGAGCTGAGCTGCGTCACCGAAGATGCGACGCGCGGGTTGCATCAGCAGAGCCTGGAAATCGAGCAGGCCGCCACGGCGGTCAATCAGATGACCGCTGCTGTTGAAGAGGTCGCCAGCAACGCCGTGGCGACTTCCGAGGCATCACGGGAATCGGACCGCATCGCCCAGCATGGCCGTGAGCAAGTGCAGCAAACCGTGTCGTCCATCGAGCTGCTGGCGGATGACGTTACCGCCAACGCCACGCAAGTGGAGGATCTGGCGCAGAAGGTCTACAGCATCAGCAAAGTGCTGGAGGTGATCCGGTCGATTGCCGAGCAGACCAATCTGCTGGCACTGAATGCGGCGATCGAGGCCGCCCGTGCCGGTGATGCCGGGCGTGGTTTCGCGGTGGTGGCCGATGAGGTGCGGGCTCTGGCCCATCGCACCCAGCAATCGACTCAGGAAATCGAACAGATGATCGGCGGCATCCAGCTGGGTACGGATTCGGCGGTCAGTTCGATGCAGCAGAGCAATGTCCGCGCGCGCTCGACGCTGGATCTGGCGAAAGCTGCCGGGGTGGCGCTGGAGGAAATCGCTTCGGCGTTCACCTTGATCAACGAGCGCAACCTGGTGATTGCCAGTGCGTCGGAGGAACAGGCTGCGGTGGCGCGGGAAGTGGATCGTAATCTGATGAACATCCGCGATCTGGCGATGCAGACCTCGGCCGGGGCCAATCAGACCAGCGCCGCGAGCCAGGAGTTGTCGCGGCTGGCGGTGGATCTGAACAATATGGTGGCCAAATTCTCGGTTTGA
- a CDS encoding DUF3108 domain-containing protein produces MRRALLFACALLALPFAQAADLQPFSASYTADWKQLPMSGTAERSLTKEANGVWKLSFKASMMIASLSEESTLTLDKDTLLPQSYHFERGGLGKAKKADLDFDWNNKLVTGTDRGDAVKVPLNRGMVDKSTYQLALQHDVASGKKTMSYQVVDGGDVDTYDFRVLGTEKVETKAGRIDAIKVERVRDPTQSKRTTVMWFAKDWDYLLVRLQQVETDGKEYNIMLLDGTVNGKAVKGS; encoded by the coding sequence ATGCGTCGCGCCCTGCTCTTCGCTTGCGCTCTGCTCGCCCTGCCTTTCGCCCAGGCGGCAGACCTTCAACCGTTCTCCGCCAGCTACACCGCCGACTGGAAACAGTTGCCCATGAGCGGTACCGCCGAACGCAGCCTGACCAAGGAAGCCAACGGCGTCTGGAAGCTCAGTTTCAAGGCTTCGATGATGATCGCCAGCCTGTCCGAGGAAAGCACCCTGACCCTGGACAAGGACACCCTGCTTCCACAGTCCTACCACTTCGAACGTGGTGGCCTGGGCAAGGCGAAAAAGGCTGATCTGGACTTCGACTGGAACAACAAACTGGTCACCGGCACCGACCGTGGCGACGCGGTCAAAGTCCCGCTGAACCGTGGCATGGTCGACAAGTCCACCTACCAACTGGCGCTGCAGCATGATGTCGCCTCCGGCAAAAAGACCATGAGCTATCAGGTGGTCGATGGCGGCGATGTCGATACCTATGACTTCCGCGTCCTGGGTACCGAGAAAGTCGAGACCAAGGCCGGCAGGATCGACGCGATCAAGGTCGAGCGCGTGCGTGATCCGACACAAAGCAAGCGCACTACCGTGATGTGGTTCGCCAAGGACTGGGATTATCTGCTTGTCCGCCTGCAACAGGTCGAAACCGACGGCAAGGAGTACAACATCATGCTCCTGGACGGCACGGTCAACGGCAAAGCTGTCAAAGGCAGCTGA
- the purN gene encoding phosphoribosylglycinamide formyltransferase, translating to MPNTCDVVVLLSGTGSNLQALIDSTRTGDSPVRIAAVISNRADAYGLQRASDAGIATRSLDHKGFEGREAFDTALIELIDEFNPKLVVLAGFMRILSADFVRHYQGRLLNIHPSLLPKYKGLHTHQRALEAGDAEHGCSVHFVTEELDGGPLVVQAVIPVELHDSPQSLAQRVHVQEHLIYPMAVRWFAEGRLTLGEQGALLDGQLLGASGHLIRN from the coding sequence ATGCCTAATACCTGTGATGTCGTGGTGCTGTTGTCCGGCACCGGCAGTAACTTGCAGGCCCTGATCGACAGCACGCGGACCGGCGACAGCCCGGTCCGCATCGCTGCGGTGATTTCCAACCGCGCCGACGCCTACGGCCTGCAACGCGCCAGTGACGCGGGTATCGCCACCCGCTCGCTGGATCACAAGGGTTTCGAAGGTCGTGAGGCCTTCGATACCGCCCTGATCGAACTGATCGACGAATTCAATCCGAAACTCGTGGTACTGGCCGGCTTCATGCGCATTCTCAGCGCTGACTTCGTCCGTCATTACCAGGGTCGCCTGCTCAACATCCATCCGTCGCTGCTACCCAAATACAAAGGGTTACACACTCATCAGCGCGCGCTGGAGGCCGGCGACGCCGAACACGGCTGCTCCGTGCACTTCGTCACCGAGGAACTCGATGGCGGACCACTGGTCGTACAGGCAGTAATACCGGTAGAGTTGCACGATTCGCCGCAGAGTCTGGCGCAACGGGTTCACGTTCAGGAACACCTGATCTACCCGATGGCCGTACGCTGGTTTGCCGAAGGACGGCTGACCCTCGGCGAGCAAGGTGCTTTACTGGATGGCCAGTTACTCGGGGCCAGCGGTCACTTGATTCGAAACTAG
- the purM gene encoding phosphoribosylformylglycinamidine cyclo-ligase codes for MSKQPSLSYKDAGVDIDAGEALVERIKSVAKRTARPEVMGGLGGFGALCEIPAGYKQPVLVSGTDGVGTKLRLALNLNKHDSIGQDLVAMCVNDLVVCGAEPLFFLDYYATGKLNVDVAATVVTGIGAGCELAGCSLVGGETAEMPGMYEGEDYDLAGFCVGVVEKAEIIDGSKVATGDALIALPSSGPHSNGYSLIRKIIEVSGADIETVQLDGKPLTELLMAPTRIYVKPLLKLIKDTGAVKAMAHITGGGLLDNIPRVLPKGAQAVVDVASWTRPAVFDWLQEKGNVDETEMHRVLNCGVGMVICVAQEHVETALNTLRDAGEQPWVIGQIGVAAEGAAQVELKNLKAH; via the coding sequence ATGAGCAAGCAACCCTCCCTGAGCTACAAGGACGCCGGTGTAGACATCGACGCCGGTGAAGCATTGGTCGAACGCATCAAGAGCGTCGCCAAGCGCACTGCGCGCCCGGAAGTCATGGGCGGCTTGGGCGGTTTCGGCGCCCTCTGCGAAATCCCGGCCGGCTACAAGCAGCCCGTGCTGGTTTCCGGCACCGACGGCGTCGGCACCAAGCTGCGCCTGGCGCTGAACCTGAACAAGCACGACAGCATTGGCCAGGATCTGGTCGCCATGTGCGTCAACGATCTGGTGGTGTGCGGCGCCGAGCCGCTGTTCTTCCTCGACTACTACGCCACCGGCAAGCTGAACGTTGACGTTGCCGCCACCGTGGTTACCGGTATCGGTGCAGGCTGCGAACTGGCTGGCTGCTCGCTGGTCGGCGGCGAAACCGCTGAAATGCCTGGCATGTACGAAGGCGAAGACTACGACCTCGCCGGCTTCTGCGTCGGCGTCGTGGAAAAAGCCGAAATCATCGACGGTTCGAAAGTCGCAACCGGTGACGCCCTGATCGCCCTGCCATCGTCCGGCCCGCACTCCAACGGCTACTCGCTGATCCGCAAGATCATCGAAGTGTCCGGCGCCGACATCGAAACCGTGCAGCTCGACGGCAAACCGCTGACCGAACTGCTGATGGCCCCGACCCGCATCTACGTGAAGCCGCTGCTCAAGCTGATCAAGGACACCGGCGCTGTCAAAGCCATGGCCCACATCACTGGTGGTGGCCTGCTGGACAACATCCCTCGCGTCCTGCCAAAAGGCGCTCAAGCAGTGGTTGACGTGGCCAGCTGGACTCGCCCGGCCGTCTTCGACTGGCTGCAAGAGAAAGGCAACGTTGACGAGACTGAGATGCACCGCGTGCTGAACTGCGGCGTAGGCATGGTGATCTGCGTGGCTCAGGAGCACGTTGAAACTGCCCTGAACACCCTGCGTGATGCCGGCGAACAGCCTTGGGTCATCGGCCAGATCGGTGTCGCCGCCGAAGGCGCTGCCCAGGTCGAGCTGAAAAACCTCAAGGCTCACTAA
- a CDS encoding DUF2066 domain-containing protein: protein MRLCKLLFVGCLSLFSLVSQAENVKGLYQVREPASGQSPEERDRATQAALDTLVLRLTGDPKAPQNPGLAPIRKDPQQIISQFGFDAGPPEVLKVDFDPATTEQALRRAGLSLWGASRPSILSWWLNDSTEGSSLVGDGQASAAPLRRAAQHRGLPLRLPLADLSEQLVATAPTLEGTDPAPLHAASERYNADALLAVHAREEGGQWQAKWHLWLGDQKEAGSVQGADQAAVADAVMLAVAERLAPRFVAKPGASGQQTLEVQGMNLEHYATLLRMLEPFGVRLQSVDADRIVYRVNGSADQLRAQLSLAKLQEMPAEAPAPVASQPAVPGGAPVVAPAPTPAAPSLRFRW, encoded by the coding sequence ATGCGTTTGTGTAAATTGCTGTTTGTGGGCTGCTTGTCTCTGTTCAGCCTGGTGAGCCAGGCCGAAAACGTCAAAGGTCTTTATCAGGTGCGCGAACCGGCCAGCGGCCAGTCGCCGGAAGAGCGTGATCGTGCCACGCAAGCGGCGCTGGATACGCTGGTGCTGCGTCTTACGGGCGATCCGAAGGCGCCACAGAATCCCGGGCTGGCGCCTATTCGCAAGGATCCGCAACAGATCATCAGCCAGTTTGGTTTCGATGCCGGGCCGCCGGAGGTATTGAAGGTCGACTTCGATCCGGCTACCACCGAACAGGCGTTGCGCCGTGCCGGGTTGTCGCTGTGGGGCGCGAGCCGGCCGTCGATTCTGAGCTGGTGGCTGAACGATTCCACCGAAGGCTCGAGCCTGGTGGGCGACGGTCAGGCCAGTGCGGCGCCATTGCGACGTGCCGCCCAACACCGAGGGTTGCCGTTGCGCCTGCCGCTGGCAGATCTGAGTGAGCAACTGGTCGCGACCGCACCGACGCTCGAAGGCACCGATCCGGCGCCGCTCCATGCGGCGTCTGAACGCTACAACGCTGACGCCTTGCTCGCCGTGCATGCCCGTGAGGAGGGTGGCCAGTGGCAAGCCAAATGGCATTTGTGGCTGGGCGATCAAAAGGAAGCGGGAAGTGTCCAGGGGGCTGATCAGGCCGCCGTCGCCGACGCCGTGATGCTGGCGGTCGCCGAGCGCCTGGCGCCTCGTTTTGTCGCCAAGCCGGGCGCTTCGGGTCAGCAGACTCTGGAAGTGCAAGGCATGAATCTGGAGCATTACGCGACGTTGCTGCGGATGCTCGAACCCTTTGGTGTGCGGCTGCAGAGTGTCGATGCCGATCGCATTGTGTATCGGGTCAACGGCAGTGCCGATCAATTGCGAGCGCAGTTGTCGCTGGCGAAATTGCAGGAAATGCCGGCCGAGGCGCCGGCTCCAGTGGCTTCCCAACCCGCAGTGCCAGGTGGCGCGCCTGTCGTTGCGCCGGCACCGACACCTGCGGCGCCGTCGTTGCGGTTTCGCTGGTAG
- a CDS encoding AI-2E family transporter: MADTRRWFWLGGVLLLCAFVWLLHPILTPFLVALLLAYLFDPLVDRLERLGLSRTWGVIAVFALFTLIFTTLLLVLVPMLAKQLLRLYELAPQMLDWLQHTALPWAQSKLGLSEGFWKFDKVKAAITEHMGQTTDIVGVVLSQATASSLALIGWLANLVLIPVVSFYLLRDWDVMMAKIRSLLPRDREERVVALAGECHEVLGAFVRGQLLVMLALGVIYAAGLMIVGLELGLLIGLIAGLAAIVPYMGFVIGIGAALIAGLFQFGGDLYPMIGIVAVFMVGQALEGMVLTPLLVGDRIGLHPVAVIFAILAGGELFGFTGVLLALPVAAVIMVLVRHVHDLYKDSDIYSGVDDPKL; this comes from the coding sequence ATGGCCGATACGCGGCGTTGGTTCTGGCTCGGTGGGGTGCTCCTGCTTTGCGCGTTTGTCTGGTTGCTGCATCCGATCCTCACGCCGTTTCTGGTGGCGCTGTTGCTCGCTTATCTGTTCGACCCTTTGGTGGATCGTCTCGAGCGGCTCGGCTTGTCCCGCACCTGGGGCGTGATTGCGGTATTCGCCTTGTTCACCCTGATCTTCACCACGTTGCTGCTGGTGCTGGTGCCGATGCTCGCCAAGCAGTTGTTGCGACTGTATGAGCTGGCACCGCAGATGCTCGACTGGCTGCAGCACACGGCACTGCCATGGGCGCAGTCGAAGCTGGGGCTGTCGGAGGGGTTCTGGAAATTCGACAAGGTCAAGGCGGCGATCACCGAACACATGGGCCAGACCACTGACATCGTTGGCGTGGTGCTGAGTCAAGCCACGGCTTCCAGCCTGGCGCTGATCGGCTGGTTGGCGAATCTGGTGCTGATCCCGGTGGTGAGTTTCTACTTGCTGCGCGACTGGGACGTGATGATGGCCAAGATCCGCAGCCTGTTGCCACGCGACCGCGAAGAGCGCGTGGTGGCGTTGGCCGGTGAATGTCACGAGGTGCTCGGCGCTTTCGTGCGCGGGCAATTGCTGGTGATGCTGGCGCTGGGCGTGATCTATGCGGCAGGGCTGATGATTGTCGGTCTGGAACTGGGCCTGTTGATCGGCCTGATCGCTGGTCTGGCGGCCATCGTGCCTTATATGGGGTTTGTGATCGGTATCGGTGCGGCGCTGATTGCGGGGCTATTCCAGTTCGGCGGCGATCTGTACCCGATGATCGGGATCGTGGCGGTATTCATGGTGGGGCAGGCGCTCGAGGGGATGGTGCTGACGCCATTGCTGGTCGGCGATCGAATCGGCCTGCATCCGGTGGCGGTGATCTTTGCGATCCTGGCCGGCGGCGAGCTGTTCGGTTTCACCGGTGTGTTGCTGGCGTTACCGGTAGCGGCGGTGATCATGGTGTTGGTGCGTCACGTCCATGATTTGTACAAGGACTCCGACATTTATAGCGGAGTGGATGATCCGAAGCTGTAA